In the Nothobranchius furzeri strain GRZ-AD chromosome 15, NfurGRZ-RIMD1, whole genome shotgun sequence genome, one interval contains:
- the szrd1 gene encoding SUZ RNA-binding domain-containing isoform X2, protein MDEEIAESWEEAVDSGEMEKRLEEKLRISQKEKESSNSSRSPLKTTMVIQDNSLPAAPAPQIRILKRPSSNGSLGSPLNQNRPTPQVKSLAQREAEYAEARKRILGSACPEETPQDKPNTDRPGRNNSTLPSEDSRSNSHIVRQPAGPDGTQGF, encoded by the exons ATGGATGAGGAGATCGCTGAAAGTTGGGAGGAAGCGGTTGATAGTGGG GAAATGGAAAAACGGTTAGAAGAGAAGCTTCGGATCAGCCAGAAAGAAAA AGAATCCAGTAATTCTTCACGGTCACCGTTAAAAACAACCATGGTAATACAGGACAACTCTTTACCAGCAGCACCTGCACCTCAGATACGCATTTTGAAGCGGCCGTCAAGTAACGGCTCCCTGGGATCCCCGCTGAATCAGAACAGGCCAACGCCGCAGGTGAAGTCTCTGGCCCAACGAGAAGCAGAGTATGCAGAGGCAAGGAAGCGAATACTGGGCAGCGCCTGCCCAGAGGAGACTCCTCAGGACAAACCCAACACTGACAG GCCAGGGCGCAATAACTCCACTTTGCCTTCAGAGGACTCCAGATCAAACAGTCACATTGTCCGACAGCCGGCCGGCCCAGATGGCACCCAGGGGTTCTGA
- the szrd1 gene encoding SUZ RNA-binding domain-containing isoform X1, whose protein sequence is MRRSLKVGRKRLIVGVYDIKDEALKGEAASRAKLTNLNRFATEMEKRLEEKLRISQKEKESSNSSRSPLKTTMVIQDNSLPAAPAPQIRILKRPSSNGSLGSPLNQNRPTPQVKSLAQREAEYAEARKRILGSACPEETPQDKPNTDRPGRNNSTLPSEDSRSNSHIVRQPAGPDGTQGF, encoded by the exons ATGAGGAGATCGCTGAAAGTTGGGAGGAAGCGGTTGATAGTGGG AGTTTATGACATCAAGGACGAGGCTCTGAAGGGAGAAGCTGCTTCTCGGGCTAAACTTACAAATTTGAACAGATTTGCTACG GAAATGGAAAAACGGTTAGAAGAGAAGCTTCGGATCAGCCAGAAAGAAAA AGAATCCAGTAATTCTTCACGGTCACCGTTAAAAACAACCATGGTAATACAGGACAACTCTTTACCAGCAGCACCTGCACCTCAGATACGCATTTTGAAGCGGCCGTCAAGTAACGGCTCCCTGGGATCCCCGCTGAATCAGAACAGGCCAACGCCGCAGGTGAAGTCTCTGGCCCAACGAGAAGCAGAGTATGCAGAGGCAAGGAAGCGAATACTGGGCAGCGCCTGCCCAGAGGAGACTCCTCAGGACAAACCCAACACTGACAG GCCAGGGCGCAATAACTCCACTTTGCCTTCAGAGGACTCCAGATCAAACAGTCACATTGTCCGACAGCCGGCCGGCCCAGATGGCACCCAGGGGTTCTGA